In Selenomonadales bacterium, the genomic stretch GCCGAAAACCGCAAGGCGCGTCATGACTATCATATCCATGAAACGTACGAAGCAGGCATTGCCCTGACAGGAACAGAAGTCAAATCGCTTCGTGCAGGCAGAGCCAACCTCAAAGACAGCTATGCCCACGTCGAAAACGGTGAAATGATGATCAGCCAAATGCACATCAGCCCGTACGAACAAGGCAACATCTTCAACCATGAGCCCATGCGTAAACGCAAACTCCTCATGCACAAAAAAGAGATACTCAAGCTGTTCGGCAAAACGAGAGAAAAAGGATACTCCCTCGTACCGCTCAAACTCTACTTCACGCGCGGCAAAGCCAAACTCCAGATCGCTCTTGCATCCGGTAAAAAGAACTATGACAAACGCCAAGA encodes the following:
- the smpB gene encoding SsrA-binding protein SmpB translates to METKSSIKIVAENRKARHDYHIHETYEAGIALTGTEVKSLRAGRANLKDSYAHVENGEMMISQMHISPYEQGNIFNHEPMRKRKLLMHKKEILKLFGKTREKGYSLVPLKLYFTRGKAKLQIALASGKKNYDKRQDIAARDAKRDMERAMRDRQKF